The Indicator indicator isolate 239-I01 chromosome 21, UM_Iind_1.1, whole genome shotgun sequence region TCCCTTGTGAAATGGAAGCTTTAGTTTTCATTAGAGGAACAGCATCATTCTTTGTCAGTAGATACTACTGCAAgatgtcagaaagaaaaacacaggcCCTTGAACATATGACTCCTTTCAGCTGTTTCTTTAGGAATCACTGCTCATTCAGCCAGCTGTCTCATtagtaaagacatttttgtcACTTAGAAACTCTAGTAGAGTACCACACATCAGCCAAGTTGTCAAAGAAATTTGCGTTAATGCAGACTAAATATGTTAAGAGGAAGTAAGATGTGCAAATAAGAAATTGTTAGAATAAGTTTAACTTACTGAATTACAGACATTAAGCCTTAGAGTCACAGAGACTAATCAGTTTTCTTCAGCAAGTAATACTTTGGAGTGTTGTGCTCATAAAATTTTGACTGGCATCAATAAACTCTCTCAATATGAAGTCGCCTTACTTGAATAGCAAACAAAACACTCTGCTTACATATTTATTCTTAAtaagcaaaactaaaatctttctgctgctacaaaataaaaaagactaATTTGCTATGTTATGAATCCATTTTTCCCATTTGGGAATGTACATGAACAATttgcttcaatttttttttcttgaagatcCAATTTTCTGGTTTTACCAATAAACTATTATGTCATTCTTGTGTCAGCTTTGAATTACATCATAGCAATTCctgctggaaaaatattttgagcaAACAAATCTATTGTTTATGCATTTTATTGTTGGGAGCATTTTGTATGGCCATCTAGTAATTCTAATTGCATTTTGTAAATTGTGCTGTAGAACTTACGTACATTTAAACTAACGGATAATTACCTTGATGAAGTTCTAGGATTATATTTTATTGCTCTAGTTCATTTAAGAAACTTGATTTTAAGGAATAGTTGGAGAAAACATTACAGAAATTTAGAACCCAAATAAATCAGATGAAGAGAAAGAACACACTACTAAACTGGAAtttcacagggtcacaggatattaggggttggaaggcacctccagagatagttgagtccaacccctctgccagaccAGGACCATAGAaactagcacaggtcacataggaatgcatccagacaggtcttgaaagtctccagagaaggagactccacaacctctctgggcagcctgtttcagtgctctgtcaccctcagtgaagaagctgaggtggaacctcctatgctgtgGTTTTTatccattgccccatgtcctgtcacagggtgcaactgagaagagcctgtctcctccctcttgacacccagccctcaggtatttataaacatttattaaatcccctcttgGTCTTACagtttccagactaaaaagccccaggtctctcatcctctcctcatagggcacatgcttcAGTCCCTTGATCATCCTCgcagccctccattggactctctcaagtagatccctgtctgccttgaactggggagcccaaaactggattcaatattccaggtgaggtctcaccagggcagagtagagggggaggagaacctccctctatctgctggacacactcctctcaatgcaCCCCATTGTAATACTGTTTAGCAATAAAAATATATGCAGGTCACCCAGAGGATGAGAACAGTGTCTTAACCAACACAAGAGATTTATATATCCTAAGGCCTACCTATCAGATATAAAACACAtaacctgaaggaaaaaaaaaaaaggttactaAAAGCTAGTAACAGCCTCAAGTAACGCCCAggtataaatacattttaagacCATGGAAAGCATTACTACAGTGTGAGACACACTGATCTCACTTAGGCATGTTTTATTGGTCCAAATGCGTAAATCTCAGGGTCAGACAGATTAGAGTTGAGTCCATGCATAATAAAATCAGCATAATGCAAAATTCAGTCCCTTGATTTTCAGCTGCCTTCCTTTAAAGAATTTACCAGACAGTTTTCTAAACACAGTATTAAGTATAATTAACTGTGTTCAGGAATATTTCATAGAAGAATATGTTAGATGAGAATTACTTTTTGTCTCAGGAGTCTCTGCCAAGAAACACCTTTCATCCTGAACGAGTGCCAGTTATGTTAATTAAGAAAAACTTGCAAAGCACAAATGAAACTACACTGCAAAATTAGCAGGTTGAAATTGCTTCAGTACGTACTTCACATACTTCATCCTGACTACAAACCTCCTCTGGAAAAATTAGACTCTTAGTCTTCtaggattaaaaaataaaagttgctCTTACAGTGTAATTACCAAGCTGATTTCTGGCTAACCCCTCATATtgcataaaagaaaaagaattttcaaAAGCACAGGTAGGATGTAAGCAACAGGCACTGATGTTTCCATTGGTTGTCAAGAATTTAGATGTCTAGCCACCTCATATTCCTCAAAATCTCCCCTTAAGCAACAAAACCTTAATGAAAGggagaacatttttttcccctcaggaaATGACAGCTAGAAGTTACCATTGTAAATTTGGATAAAATCACATTCACAAAGATTGACTGATCTGTCCCCGTATATCCTAAAGTTTAGTGACAGGGTTATTCAGAACAAGCTAATTTTATCATTTTATTTCAATGTCTTTTGAAATTTGATGGGTttaaaatcagaaggaaaaaaaaacttataTTGGACTAAAAAGATCTGTATTGCTAAGATTTATCTCACTTCTTGCTAGCCAAACTTCACCTACTAGATAAATGGTTTCTATTACAATAATGCAGGAATATTTGAATACTTAATAGAAAAGAGAAGGTTTAAataagcagagagagaaagctttttttaaataaggaaGGACTTGTTAAAAGACCTTTTCCAGTTACGATTTCTAAATTACTGATAAAACTCTGTTAGCTTCACTTTAAACCAGATTACAGCCGTTCTGTTGGGAAAGGAATTAATTTGGTGCTCAGGTCATGCTGCAGCCATGATCGAACAGCTATAGTTAGGAAATTTTGACTTGGATTCATGTCAGCACCTGAAGACACCTGGCTGGCATTGTGGTGGCACCAGGAAAGAGATCAGTGCAAATACCTGTGGCACAAAGGTGGGTCTTCCTTGTGCTCATGAGATGCTGTATTGCAAGAGCATCAAGAGCTCGGTTTAGCACAGAGTAGATACAGAGAGTAAATTGTATTAGCCACTAATGGAACTGGCTGGATGCTAAAAATGAGCACAGATGATCAAAAAGACAGCAGAATGTGCACACTGAATTAATATGTTGCAATGCTACTGAAAAACCTGTTCCTTCTGAAGTATTCATCACCTTTCCTCAGTGCTCCTAAAGCCCATGCCTGCCTGTAAACTGCTCAGCTTTGCCTGCACTTCAATCAGCAGTTGTAGTTCAAACTTACACTAGATACTGATCTGGAAAACACATTAattcacatgaaaaaaatgagagaattgagaagcagctgaatttTTCAGGAatactttctgtgctgcagatcTCTGATTTCTGTAAGGACAAACAAATAAAGCTATCCTGCTCTCTTTACAAAGCAGAGGAAGTCTTTGGAATCACATGCATACTGCTGCCACATGGGAATGCAGGTAAACAGGCTTAGAAAAACAGACATCTGGAAAGATGGAGTAAAAATTATACAGAAACTAGAGTATGTAGCAGAACAAATGCCTAATgaaaaagcagctccaggatgCAGCCAAAAATCTTCACTTGGGACTGCACTCACCTAAGCTGTTGACACTGAAAATGTCCAGTCAGGTGTGCAATGAAAGAAGGCGACTGCCCAGAGAAAGGGAACAGCTTGAGCATTTCCTTTCAGCCACACTCTTTCACAGAAGGAAGATTGTCCCTTTTGCACCCagggggggaaaataaaaaatcacACAAAAATGGTTTGCAGGGAGTCAAAAAGAAGTAAAACCGAGATGATGAAAAAATAATCCCTTCGTACCCTGTCACTTGGTGAGTTATCTGGACTGTTTATTATCCAGCTTCCCTGAAAGTGAGCTGTGAGAGAGGGGTTCTTCTGTGTTATGTTGTTAAAAGCAGACATTTGTTATTAAAGCCTTTCAAACCTTCTAAATGAAAAGTAGTTTGTATTGCTCTCatgtattttttcctcattatGTTAGTTCTCTACATGACTGTGTCCTCTGTTAAAGTTATCCTCAAGGTAAGGGACTGTTGGTCTACCTTTCCAATTGTTCCTCACCTTTACACATCCTTGACACTGGGTAGTCTCCAGTTACCACCTTGTAATCTTCTGGCTGGTTCTGAAAACTTCTAGTTTCTGATTTCTTTCAATGCTGGATCATTTACTTGAATCAGTGCTTTGAAAAGTGACCTTTTGCAGACCTCTGATGTATTTCTTCCTATTCCTTCAGGGAATCCAAGACAAATTGCTTTATTCTGAAGGTCTTCTTTCACTACTGCAtcagtttctctgcttttttaatCAAAGAGAGGTTGCACTCTGCCTCCACTGCCAGACTTGTTTACCAGCAATTTTTCCAAATCTATCAAGAACCACCATTCTACTTTCTCCCAAATATCCTTTTATGCATGGGAggatttatttaattaatttcagctctgaaactctttgctgtattttcaggcagctgctgtgctgtcccAACTGTTAATGAGCTTTGTCTTTTTATGACTGGGAGAAGGACAGAAAGGGCCATGCTGGCTAGAATTGTTTAAAATTGGTTTCCAGCATGCAAAATAAACTGGACAGCTTCTGTGTGAAACTGATCAGAGTGTCAGTCTCCCCTGTGCAGAAATTTAATCTGTCTAGCTAGTGAGACTCAACTCACAGCAGGGGCAGAAGGTACTGACTTTTCCACTTTTTTGAAAaatactctttttcttttttttttccccaacttgACTGAGGCTGTTTCATCTTAATTGTCATTCTTAAATAATTGTCCTAGTAGGAGCAGTACATTTCAGCCTCCTGCCATCCTTTGAAAATTTAGCCTAGCTGTTAGTTGGAGAGATGCAGCCTGGCATTCTGAACCTACACACAGTGTGAAAAATTGCTTTGATCAGGTTGTGTTTATAATGTGAGGCAATAAAGTAGAATTCTTACTAATTGTGTTACCGGCATGATTTGTTGTGTAATCCACAGAGAAACTCATTCCAAAAGCACTGAAACCATAAAACCAGCTGTTCCACTGAGTCATTTTCCAAATGTGcaacttaaaaaaaagcaaagcggAGAAAAGGCTTCTCCCAGTTGTACCTTATTGGTGTTGATATGGTTGGGGAGTAGGATAATGTTAGGAACGTAGGAAAAGCAACAGACATCTCCACATTCCTTTTCATAACACAAgtttggaaacagaaaaaagaacctttggagtttaaaaaaaaacataaaaagaagAATTGAACACTTAATTTGTTTCTCTTATATGACTATTGCAGGGAtcagaatttatttttgtaGATCTGCAATACAGAGGTGTTCATTTCTCACGGAGATGCAGAATTCCAAGGAGAACAAAGATGTGACATGCATGTGTTTTTCTCATTTGCAGATATCTCAATAAGCTTGCTCTCCTTAGTTGTCACAGCCTGTGGCCTTGCTCTGTTTGGTGTCTCTCTGTTCGTATCCTGGAAGCTTTGTTGGATCCCTTGGCGAGAGCGTGGTTTGCCATTTGGGAACAAAGACAACAAACAAGAATCCCTGAACTACACAGATACAGAGATCAATGACCGTGACTACAGTGAGGATTATCTAGGTCAGCCTACAGCCTATCCAGAGTCCTCCATGAAGATCAGCCACACCTCTCCTGATATTCCATTAGATGCTCAGGCAGGAACTAAGGAAAACTGTGTACACGGTATACGAATGCAGCGTCAGACCACTGAACCAACCTCTTCTGCTCGGTCAGTAACTCCAGTTTCTCTCTGATATTAACAAATACAGACACAGTCAAAAGAGCACAGCTTGCTTATCCAGTACACTGATCTACTAAAAATGCATAATCTACGTGCCACATTcttgaaaacaacaacaacaaacaaaaacacacccccccccccccataaaaAATTGCCACATCACAACAATAAAATACACAGAAGTTATTCTTTGAGTTGCACTAACTTCTTAGGTGAAAAGGATAGGAGCACAATGCTCCTCCCTTCTTCTATCAACAACTGTCTCATTTGTACTTCTCCCTGAGAAGCCAGGCAACACAGAGCACCGTGTCCCTTAAAGCACCAGACAGCCCACATATAGCTTGTAGAGCACATTCATTTGCACTTAGCACTGATGCTGTAAACTCAGTAATATTTCCTCAAAGATTTCTAAAACAGCCAAAGAAGAAAAGTAGGGCAAAGTAATGAGCCATTTGCAAGAATTAAGATAAAAAATTTTACATTTTAGCCACATCATGACTGGGAGTGAAGTGAGGTCTTCATTGGGACTGGAGAACCAGtacaggagggaggaggaaagagggagggtAAGAGTGTGTGCAGGGGCAAATGATAAAAGGATTATATTTCACACAATAAGAAAAAAGATCAGCATGTGAAAAGCCAGTAAATTTCTAAGTCAAAGcagatgcacttcagctggagaAGGTACAGCAGTAGCCCAATTTCTTCTTGCTTTCCAGCCATCTGGGAGAGCAAGTTTAGCCAAGACTCTTTCCTAGAGGCACACACATGGGTAAAAGGACAGAAGCTAGCAGCAAGTTCAGTAATTGCTAGTTGTCCAAAACATCTCAGGAAGAATTAGAAGTCCCCAGAACATTGTTAACTCTATACAGCTCCAGGTATCCTTCCTCCTTAGATTAGCATAAGAATGTCATGGGTTTATATTGTTGCTATGGGGAGGTCAAAGCCACAGTTATGGATACCAGAGCTTGCATCCTAGCATACCTAATTGAATTCCAACTAAGGACTAATAGATCAGAAGTATGGTACAGGGCTGGTCCCTCTTTGTTTTCAAACTGCTGGGAAATAAGCATGTCATGACATTCATTAATAACAGAAGATTTATATCCAACACCTAACATCAAGAGCTCTCATGTGTCTTCGACATTGTGAGAGTTTTGAATCAGATGCAggctttctctgctgcagcagggcagcactgaGGCTTAATCAAATGACAGATGCTCAGTATCACTAAGCCATAGTTGTCTCACAAGAAATAGCACCAATCCCCATCTATAAAAGAACTTCCCGCAGCATCCTGAGTGCATGGACAATGTCTTCACTCCAGTGAATTTCTGCAGATCTTTCTTCTGGCAGCTGTTCTCTGGCTTTCTCCCACAGGTATTGTTACACTGTTTCTCTGTCCACAGGGGCATGACTTGACCAGGTCTCATATGCCATATACCATTTGCTGATACAGGCTTtgttctttattcttttcttgCATTGCCCCCTACTTTTGCCTGTGTCTTTCCCAAAAAAGACTCTGACTTATCAAGAGGAACCCATCTTCCTTGTACTGCATCCTTCACTTGTtcacctgtgctgctgtctggcATAACtgggcagccagctgtggctctACGTGGTCACAGAGGCCAGGCACCTGCCTTTGCTACAATCCTTGCCAAGCTGTCTCTCCTGtgccctcctttttcttcctcgcAGGATATTCTGCACCTCCCACTGTGATGAAGAGCTTAAGGGCTGAACACTAAATACCTTTTTTCTGACATGATAATTTATCATATAAATGACTAATGTATAGCTATAAAATTATGcagtaagaggaaaaaaagtatgtAAGAGACTGTTCCTATTTTAAGCATGCACAAACACGTATTTACAAGGAATGAATGAATGATGCTAGCAGAGGAACTATTGCTGATTACATTCAACATAAATAGCTTTGGACTAATCCTGTGCTAGCATTTTCcatgtgctttttctttcttcagccaCAGCTCATAACACCAATAAACTGAATGACTGCTGCATATGAATAGGACAAAATAGTAGAATCCAACTCACATAAGATTAGTTTTTACCTAATCCAACTTTATCATCCCACTACCTCAACAGGGTTTGTAAATTTGATTTCTTTACTATCTCATGAAGTGAGAAATTCAATCACAATAACTGAGTGACTCCAGGTAAGCTAAAAGCAACTTTCTCTCCATGGAGTAATGAAACTAAAGAAGCTTTTCAGCCACCGTAGCACAGATCTTATTACATCAGGTATGAtagaacagaataaaacaaTTTTTGGGGTGGTCAACAAACCATATCAGGCCAGAACAGCTCACTGTAAATGAAGCTGTAGAAATCAACAAACAATTAAAATGCAGAGATGTCAGGAAGCTGTCCTTCATCCAGCTTTTACTTCAGAACCAGAAATAAGCAAGTTCAGCTGGCATAGTAAGCCagatcctgctgctggggcttaACATAATGTAACTCATTTCAGAGGCATTAATTCAAAGAATTCAGCTGAAAAAGGTAACTGATAAGAACAGCTACAGTTCTTATCATACCATATTGTATTTGCCAGTAAGGCAGATCTTTTGGATTTGCAATGGACATGAATTTGTCACTTTCTCCAGACAGATTGGAAGAGGGCATAGCACTAGCCTGAGatagaaacagaaaattatGTGCTATTAGCAGTCTAATGCTAAGGGTAAGCTCTCACAACTTCTTGGTTGTGAGAGCTTTATCACTTTATGTGAGTGAAAATCTAACCTCATTGTAAAATGCTTATCAAATGAGAACAGGATCTTTAATGTGTGTGCACAGCTTCTTATCATGTTCAACATGATCTCATTCAATTCTTCCATTTTCACTTAAGGCATAATTCAATCCGAAGACAGCTCAACCTCTCCAACCCTGACTTCAACATCCAGCAGGTTCAGAAACAGGAGCAACTCACAGGGATTGGCCGCATTAAGCCAGAGCTCTATAAACAAAGATCAGTGGACACAGATGATGGCCGGAGGAGTAACAGCAAGGCTTGTGGAAAGCTGAACTTTATACTGAAATATGATTGTGATTTAGAGCAGCTGATAGTGAAGATACATAAGGCCATCAACCTGCCAGCAAAGGACTTCTCTGGAACTTCAGATCCATATGTGAAGATATATCTACTTCCtgataggaaaacaaaacaccagacTAAAGTGCACAGAAAGACCCTAAATCCAGTATTTGATGAAGTTTTTTTATTTACTGTGCCATACAATGATCTGAACGCAAGGAAACTCCATTTCTCTGTGTATGACTTTGACAGATTCTCCAGGCATGACTTGATTGGCCAAGTGATAGTGGATAATTTTTTAGATTTGGCAGATTTTCCCAGGGAATGTAACATTTGGAAGGATATTGAATATGTCAGCAATGTAAgtattttaattcttctttatgtttttattattattattatttgagtTCCTTAATCTGATTACAAGTGAAACTGTCTGATAAATTTATGAAGGAAAGTACtctattctctctctttctcaagATTTGACCTTAGTCCAAGAGAACTGACAGTACATTTCCAGTCCTCATTTCTCATCCTTTGGATATATTAAAGAATATCTTATGTAGGAGATAGTGGGCTTAGTCATTGCACTGCTGATAGGGTAGAAAAGATGGAGAACTTTTAATCATACTATACAAAATTTATTTAAGGGAATACTACTTATCTTATTTTGCCTGTATTTCGGTGTTTTGTATGATTTGCCACATAAATGACAACATACTGATCAGCCAGAACTACAGATTCCAGATTTCTTATGTAGGGATATTCATATGTTCTCTATGTTCTCATGTTCTCATCCCTATGTTCTCATAAAATGAGATAACACCGCATCTATAATCCAGGCAGAGTTCAGACAAGGTTGTTCCATGAAAGCAATAAAACACACTGAATTGGTTTAACATCACCTTGTTACAAAGCAAGATGGGAAACTTAAAAAGTCTAGATTTCTGTTATCCCAAAGTTTCAAATAACAAATTCTGTGCAGGAATCCAATTAGTTGTTAGATACAAACCAGAGAAACTACTTTTGGGAAAGAAAGTTTTCTTCTCAAAGCATGAGCCAACCTCCTTGTAATGCTATTAGAAATTAATTACGCACATCCAGAGGAGGACAGACCTTCAGTGAGAATGATACACTGCAGAGATCCGCAGAGGTGAAGACACTAGTGCCAAGAGTCAGTAAATACTTCATTTGTGATGTCAAACTGTCCTCAAATGGAATGTACCTTTTAGATTCAAATAAGCCAAATATCATTAACAGCAAGATCAAAGTGTAAATTTGTTCAGGAAACGTTTAAGTATATGCTTAGCTGATTGTAAGAAGCCATAAGAAGTAAAGGTTCTTCTGAGACAAATGCTTCCCTGAATTCAGACCCTCACCTTATACCTCTGTGGTCTGGTAGCATGCTCATATTACAGACCAAATTGATTaaatccatttatttatttggaatTTGGGTTTGAACATTGACATTGCCCTTGTTTGAAGGCAATTTCTCAGTGTTCTTAGTGTTAAGTATTTGTGTGTGGAGCGTGATGTGTACCTGCTGCGCAATCCAATCCCACACTACAAtggaatggcagcagcagcaccatcagCTTGCTCACTCAAGGTACAGGCAGGGGCATGGATACTAAGTGTCAGAGTAGGAGGAACTTGGCTTTTCTATCAAAAATTGCTGCTCTTCAACCACAAGGGAAAAGTAAGAATCTGACAGAAATGACAGTCAATCCAAGTGAAAGCTTGCCTTCATACAGCATTAAGTGTCCCAAGCTCAACTTTTCAGTTTTACAATCAACTGGAAGTTGCATGCACATGCATGGTGGAGTTACTTTGGTATCTACTAGACCTTTCTTTGTGCTTCAACTTAGGCAAATGATTGACTCTGGTATTTTTAATCACCTCCCCTTCCACATTTCAGAAGCAGTGCAGCATATAGTTTGTATTTGGATTTTCTGTAATTGCTGAAATTAAATTCAGGACCTAAACACAAGTCATTTATTAATTTCTACTAATAGTAATTCCTGTGTGAAGTGTAACCCTCTTAAtccaaacagaacaaacaacCTGCCATTCCAGACTTGTCACTGGGATTTCAGCTAACACAGACTTTTTCAAAGCAAGAGACACCATCCAGTTTTGGCTAATGTGACTTCTAAGATAACAGTATCAGATAAATGAAAGTGTGGAGTAAGTACTCAGCTTACTAATTAGCATTTCCAAAATTTCAAAGGTTAGGACTTAATCCATAAAGTTACAAGAAACCCCTCCAAGCATTATTCAAGAAACCAAGTTTCAGCACCTTTTCATGTCTATGTAGCATAGATACCTCACAGGCTGACAGTAGAAGCTGAGTCCTACGGGTGACACTCTTGTGGCTGCACTCCAAACCAGGCCAGCAGGCAGTACTAGTGAAGCTCTGAAATAAACTTCAGTATTTTGAGCACCACTGAGTAGTTTATGGTTGCAAAAAGACCCTGTATCCACTGTAGCAAGTTGTAAATACTTTTATCACTGAATGTCTTCCTATTTCAAGTAATCATAATTGCAAAACAGATAAATGCTGGCCAGACTTACTGAAGGAATTTCACTCAATATAGATCaacacagcagcacaagagAGATAAATCAAGGAAATGGACTAGAAAAAGGGAAGGTCTACACAACTCCACATGACAAGTTTGTCATACTTCTGAAGAGCACATTCATTTTAATTCCTTGTGCAGCTTATTACACTGCATAACCAGCAATCCCAACGGCCTTTATTTGACATTCTCCGTTTTATTATGTTCTAATCCAATTTGACACAGTAATATAAAAGAATGTATCAAATCATTCTCTGCCCAGCAAAATGGCCTACTTCTTGAGCACTGCAGATTATGTCTGAAATGTCAGCTTTACTGCAAACAATGCCATTAAATTGACCTGGTATGACATGTGCTTTCTAATAACACTGAAAGATTGTTTTTATCCAAACCTAGCAGTTTGGACTATAACATCTGCTACTATCCCAAAGTTTGAAATCATTTCACAACACAGATGCATGTCAGCATAGAAATTTTCAACATGTTCAGAAGCTGCCTGCCTCCAAACACGAAGCTGCAATATCAAAATGATTTTTCTTCTGATCTGAGGTCCTCTGAGCATAAAGTCTCTCTCCTGGAACACTAACACTTTTTCCAACCAGAAAAAATCAACAGCGGACTGTTTGATGGAAGAAATAATTAAGTGGATCAACTTTAGATGAACATCAAATAAACTAGATAAGCTTTTTGTGTATCTACCAGACAGATTACACAGGtttcaggcagcagctctgtattTTTAGGATGGGTTTCAgtagttggtttgttttgtttatagcCTCTAAAACATactcagttttaattttttgtcaTGTTCATAGACTTGCAGCATGTTTCAAAGATGAAAGAGTTGTTAAAATTGCCTTGATTGACATCTTGAAACTCAAATGTGATCAGGCAAAAAACACATGGTTCTGTCATAAAATAAACATCTATGAAGGACAGGAAGCTGTCACGTAGCCAATTTCATATAAAGGAGAACCTTCTTTTTCAGAATATGTTAGGTACCCACTTGCATAACTCCCTGTGCATCCAGAAAGAATACTTCCTCACAAATTGCTTGTTAAAGATCACTAGGCAGCTGT contains the following coding sequences:
- the SYT9 gene encoding synaptotagmin-9 translates to MPGDREDEICQKALQLLAELCSVGAVENENCRDFIYYLRDRARPRLTDSDISISLLSLVVTACGLALFGVSLFVSWKLCWIPWRERGLPFGNKDNKQESLNYTDTEINDRDYSEDYLGQPTAYPESSMKISHTSPDIPLDAQAGTKENCVHGIRMQRQTTEPTSSARHNSIRRQLNLSNPDFNIQQVQKQEQLTGIGRIKPELYKQRSVDTDDGRRSNSKACGKLNFILKYDCDLEQLIVKIHKAINLPAKDFSGTSDPYVKIYLLPDRKTKHQTKVHRKTLNPVFDEVFLFTVPYNDLNARKLHFSVYDFDRFSRHDLIGQVIVDNFLDLADFPRECNIWKDIEYVSNDNVDLGDLMFSLCYLPTAGRLTITIIKARNLKAMDITGASDPYVKVSLMCEGRRLKKRKTSTKRNTLNPVYNEAIVFDVPPENIDQINLSIAVMDYDRVGHNEVIGVCQVGNDAESLGRDHWNEMLSYPRKPIAHWHPLAEGPIQQKCYAGLLCLDGCRRGFLTLLTYSAEIWHSC